Proteins encoded together in one Arvicanthis niloticus isolate mArvNil1 chromosome 7, mArvNil1.pat.X, whole genome shotgun sequence window:
- the Arpp19 gene encoding cAMP-regulated phosphoprotein 19 isoform X3, with product MEDKVTSPEKAEEAKLKARYPHLGQKPGGSDFLRKRLQKGQKYFDSGDYNMAKAKMKNKQLPAAAPDKTEVTGDHIPTPQDLPQRKPSLVASKLAG from the exons ATGGAAGATAAAGTAACTAGTCCAGAGAAGGCTGAAGAGGCAAAGTTAAAAGCAAGGTATCCTCATTTGGGACAAAAGCCTGGTGGTTCtgattttttaaggaaaagattGCAGAAAGGG caaAAGTATTTTGATTCTGGGGACTACAACATGGCAAAAGCAAAGATGAAGAACAAGCAGCTTCCTGCTGCAGCCCCGGATAAGACAGAGGTCACTGGTGACCACATTCCCACTCCACAGGACCTCCCTCAGCGGAAACCATCCCTGGTTGCTAGCAAGCTGGCTGGCTGA